CGCATTCGCTTCATGAATTATATAAGTTCAATTTTTTCTAACATTATTAAAATCTCGCTTCGTGGGTCTCTATAATAATCTTTCAATCGAGTCTCTATAaactttttcttatcatttacTTGATAGTATTAAAGTTTGTTCTTGTttcactatattttttttggataaaaattaTTCTTCTGACAAGTAAAAACATGTCTCCATTTATTAAACTTGGTGTACGTGTTGGTGTTATAATATCAAATGGGGAGTAAGGTTTTATGCattgaaaatttcaaacaaaccCGTCACCCAAACATGGTATATAGCCTAGGAAGCTATGATTCGCATAGATTCACATTTGTTTTATTACTTGCTTTTAATCTGTCCTGAGTAGTGCAAACACGTCTGCCACAACCCACACACCTCATTAGATAAGCCGTGTCATATTCGATCCACTTTTTCCGTCTTGCATCACTATTATTATTTACTCCttatttctcttctctctctctaatagcATGCGTCTTTATCACAATCGCAAGACACACCTcagagaaaaattatggagTGAGAGAGTGAAAAGGAAACGTGGGTGATTTCTGATCCGATAAGAAAATATGTACACTTCAAGATACTAGTTGTACCTATATCAAGCTAGTGTGAATGCTGTCCAACATTCATGTTGAACAACATAGGTTTTAAATATTCTTAGTTGAATGTAAcagatatttcttttaattttttaacttatatttcGGCTTGATTGAAAATACcgtgttaaataataaataatatttttatttcattttatagtgATTAATCTTAGTaagaaaaattgattaattatgtttaatgaAATCTTTTCTTTCCATCATGTTTTTTTAAGATTCAAATATGAGATATTCCTTAAGAAAATTGGAaccaataatatattgataactcatactatatttaaatttaagttctcCCTTTTGATTTaagaattcaattattttaaataaaattattatattatcaattcaatcataatttataatatatatatatataataaatttatttatttttataatgatatTTGTAAACTTTACACTTAGTATAGTTTCTTATATAGGTtcacaatataaaaatttagtcatagaaattaaattcttgATGTGATAGTTTTGCTTTTACATTAatgttatttgttaatttacATAATGGCCTACCCTATAATTTCTAAAATTCATGACATCCATTCTTTTAAAGTCCTAGACAAATCAGACAAATGGGCTCAAGTGTTGGGCACTTAGGTGTTTGTTTAGCTTGACTTTTGCATGGTACGTACAAGTCTCTGGTGTTGTAAACCCTACAACTTGCTTAGCTTTGAGAGTGAAGAGAGGCTCTTTAAATTGGTCAGAGAGAGAGTGTGTCAGGCATATATACCTGCAACCATCGAATAGGCTTCCTGAAGGgtgtttcttcttcttgtaaTGGAGAGGAAGAGATCAAATGCTAACAGATTCATAAACAAAACCAATCTTTGTTCCAGAATTTCCATCTATTTTATCCTATCACTTATCTTCAGCAGCACAACTACTGGCACCACCAATGCATGTTTAGGTAAGCAACACCACACCCTTAATTTCTACTTTTCCATCTCTATTCTCCACTTCTCTACTTttgcttaaaattttaaaactatgaAATGAAactaatcaaaatcataaattcacTACACCTTTATTAAGGCTTTGTCTAACTCACAAGTCACATCCCTTCATCCCCTCTCCAATGCAGATGCAAGCAAATGTCCCATGTTTGCCAAAGGAGATACAAATCATCAGGtagaaatattcatttttttcacataGCATTAACCCATATTTGTTCTTTACTTCTTTTACTTTAACCAAAATTATGTGTCCCCCCATGTTACTTTTTTCCTATGACTTTATAGTAACTCTAATTAATTACTTAGTGTGGCATCCAACTAGAAATTACCACATCAGAATTTGTTTTAATGGTAATTAAGCTATACGATAGTATAACTTTAATTCTGGAATTGCAGACAacagcatttttttaaaatctcgaACATTTTACCCTCCTAAACACATTCTTAGAACATACAATGCGCCAAAATAGTTGCAGTGTGCAGTGACCTTTGCAATGTGAGCCGTCCGATACATTGAGTTCACTTTGATTGGGTAGCACAAGGGGTCAGTGGACCATGTGCTTCCTTACTGGGTCCACAGTACACTGAATTGATCACTGACTATTCAGTATCCATGCATGTTATTAAGGATCCTGCATTTTTCATATATGGTCCCACATGCACATCCACTAGAGATTAGAGAAAACATATAATTTGTTACGTACACTCAAATTTGTGCTTGTATGGGGAATGGCTTTCGTGTCTTTGTTTCAATTTCATTAAtgacttaatatatttttggttaatgaaatttaaagttttttattttggtttttgtaaaattgtttttttttgttttaattcttataagatgtgtttgttttatttttcgttCTTAGAATGATTTATATAGTTATTTAAatagtggaaaaaaaaattgaacactaaaaaattattatttaaagtagGACGAAAAATAAAGCAGAAACATTTTGTAaggataaacaaaaaaaaattacagaaataaaaaaaaattgtagggaccaaaatatatttaagcttttattaattattaactaaGCACTAATTATTAAgtggctatttttttttatcagaaataTGAGCGGAGAATTGAACATGGCTTGGTGTACTTTGAAGGCAAAACAAAAGTTTCCCTAGATTGGGCAAGGAGGTTCCTAGGTGGACCAGGGTCATCCCCACCACAATGCACCTCTAAGTGTGGCAAATGTACACCGTGCAGGCCGGTCCATGTGACGGTGCCGCCGGGTACTCCGGTGACCGCAGAGTACTACCCTGAAGCGTGGAGGTGTAAGTGTGGCAACAAGCTGAGCATGCCTTGAATTTCTCCATGGATTTAGTTCTTGTAAAGTGTCTAATATAAAGGAAGTGATTTTACTCGTTGACTAGAAAATTAATGGTTAATATTTCAACATATCCCTAACTTATTATGCATATGTGTGTAATATTGACTATTAATATTGTCATCAATGGTTGAAATTATTTACTTTCACTTTAAAGAAAATTGTTCACTTCAGAGGAGTCGAATCTTTTGTCAGATTATGTATTTTTGTTTAGGCAGATGTTTCTATTGACTGTGCAGAGACTCCACTTTAATTAGTATTTCTTAACTTTATTGTATGGTTGATATTGGATATCAAAACAACAGCACGTACGACTTGTTTTGATATTAAAGAATCGGTTAAAATGTATATCTTCATAAAATTGAACATATAAAATTGGACATATCATGTATGTTTTATGTTCCtataaaacttttttaagtatattttttgtttttgtaaaatttaaatatgttatttttttatttagagtaAGATTTAGTTGCATCTAAATATATGATTATAGCTTTTGTCTGTATAACCGATGTAAATACTCTAAATTTAGATGCCGAATTTTActtgaagtaaaaaaataacatattttaattttatgaaaatgagaaatatactaaaaaaaattttacggtaacaaaaacatatatttctaattttgagaagaaaaaagacaTGTTTAagctataaaaaaacaaaacaacagaAAATATATGTGGACAACACCAAATTAGTGGCAGTAGAATTATGGTGTTACATTGGGCTATGACGCTTGGATTTTTCCTCCATTTGTCTCTTCCTCTGTTTTATTGAAGGTTAATGCATAAAGTGGTGGCCACAAGTTCATTTAATAGACCCAAATCCAATGTCGGTTGATTTTTGGTTGACAGAGGTGGTCTAGCTGAAAAGTGAAAATGCTGCCTTCTCTTTGCTGCTTCTCTtagatttattctttatttgttatttcaaTTAGCTGCATTAAcaaaagattttgaaaacaGAGGAGAAAACATTTCTGTTACTACTTCATTTCTGTTTTATTTATCCATTTTCAAACTGTGATCCATGctaattttcttttacttttataataattttcgtAAGTCatgtaaaagataatttttaattagtagataatgtaaaaaaaaattacactaataaTATATGTCTATTAAACTCAAAATCTATTTCTATTTTAGTTATCCTTTCGAAGTTCAATataagttaaattatatttttcttaattatactTCATCtaattctcaaataaaaaataagataaattaagtgataagaaagaaaaataaagaaaaaaatatagaataagtAACATATATAATGaaaggttaaaaaatattttaaaaataattacattcctaaatttttaaatgggttaaataatttttttatttgtaatttagcttttttatttgtttttgtgattttttcttttcgttttattctttgtaaaatatatttattttattttttgtcttaaagtgttttaaatagcactttgaataataaataaaattattttgaatagtaaaaaaatattatctaaaacactttaaagatgaaaaataaaacaaacacattaTACAAGTATTAAaacgaagaaaaaataattacaagaacaaaaatgaaaaaagtaataaattacaaagataaaaataatatttaagctTTCTTAAATCTATATACTATTTAATGAGCACATACATGAAAACAAGAAGAAGACgtacaaatgaaaaagaaacaacaataaTGTTAGAGGTTCTGGTCAGAATAGAAACCAAAGGACTTCCTTCACCAGAAGTCTAAGGATATACTATATGATAGGTGGCCCTAATTGTTGCAACATTGTCATACAGGGGTATTTGGTAGAcgaaaatttttcatttttttaggaattttacattgaaaaattatgattttcatatttgattaattaaaaaagataatgaaaCTATGATTCTCGTAATTTTCTAACAGACCTCGGTTACAAGTTACAACTCAACAAACTTTTGGTCACGTGCTTTTATTACATATTACTCGAAGGAACTAATCCCCCCCCTTAAGTTGAAGGATGGaagatgtttattatcattctCAGTTTAGAAAGGTGATCTTCATTAGAAATACTCATGATGTAGACGCCATAGTAAACGTAAACATGTCCACTACTTGCGCATGAGAAGTGACTACAAGAAGACACACGAGACAGCCTGAATAAAGTTTCTCTCGAACTACATGATCACAGTTGATGTCTAAAAGCTTTGTTAATTTgttcatgaaaaattaaatttgctaTAATGTCGAGTGCACTGATTCTCACAGTTGATAATGGAAGAGTGACTcaaattttgttgaaaatttGTCATGAAATATAAGGTTGATCTAATGAGTGGATAAGAgtgaagagaaaagagagaagaagaaatcacaAGTTCAAATCTTCAAACTGacatttctaacaaaattaacaacatTTATCAATCAAATAAGATATAAAGTAGTTCTAGTGATGGAGGAAAGAAGGGAGAGGGTGGTGGGTTTGAATCTCctactaacaaaactaacaatacTAACACTAACATTTGCCCATCAAACACAAAATGAGGAATGTTAACCATTAATTGGAGCAATTTTGTATTCTTTCTCAAAAAAGGaagcatatattattattagtttctttGATTTCCAAGTCATCAAAGAATaaccaagaaaaaagaaatatttaaagagtGGGTGACAGTGTCAATACTATGATATCTCGGGCACTTACGAGGACAAGGAGTGATCATCAATGTAAAAGAGATAAGACACAAACAAGTAATGACTCCTTATAGGCTTCTAGTGAGAGGGACTCGTGAATGAATCAAATACACATTAGAATGAAAAAGATCCAAAAGTTATCTAGATATGAGACTATATAGTTGAATGAATCAAATACACCCTAGAATAAATCAAATGCTCCATTTAGTAGTACCTACACTAGCACGATATatctatttttcattaattcatAACTTAAAAACTCTATAGTTAAGCACATTTTACTTGACTTGGAGCAATTTTGGAATGAATGATCCCTAGGATGTTTCTTAGGAAGCATGAGTAGAGACCAAACATATTGAACGAAAAGTCTTATGCTAGTTTGTGAGCATATTTGTGAATCTTGAAAGTGTTCATTTATTAGAAACACATCTCCCCTAATCAACATCACTAAAGCCAAGGGATCTGCAAGTCAAAGTTCTCATAATGTAGCTTGATCTTAACTTTATATGGGTTTACCCACAAAGTGGCTAAGTTGTTGGGTGGCACAACAAATGTTTGATCATGTGATAGTCAAGAAAAGTTAGTGGCTTTTAATAGTATGTGTTTTTAATACTTTTCtccaaagaaaaatttaaaaaaaaaaaagaataaaaccaaaaattgattcaattcaATCCACTTTAAATTGAATTGGATTGGATCAAATTGTAATCTTCAATCAAACTCATTGGATGGACgattatttaagaaaatcaatGTGATTGGATCAGATGAGTTTTTTCTTCACAACTGATCCAACCCAATCCATGAACCCCCTTAGTGCTAATAGATCCattattgatttgattttttatctgaTTTTGGGTTTCCTTTTTCAAATACATTGTTAATTTGAGTCTGATTTGATCTTAGGTTTCCTTCttcatattcatttttaatttgattttggttcGCATATTCATTGTTGATTATGAATTGTTgagattcttttatttttcattcatctTCCCAACTTTTATTCTCCCctctttaatttattgcattttttgaaaaacaatagTACTATTTTATGGTTGACCAACACATTCTTTAGAGTTTGTGGTGACAAATGGATCTGTCAcatgttagaaaattaaaataaaataaaagaaataaatgaaaagaaaatgcaaAGCCTTAAACTAAATAACAAAACACTAGCAGCAAAGTAACTTCAGAATATGACAgaacatgaataaaaaatacaatataacatacaataagcacaaaAGAATGTAATTTAAgggagaaatttttaattagccTGGGTTAAAGCTCGCAAACGCCATCTTTAGAGAGAAAACACCCCCACTCCAAACCTTCTGAACACCAATGATCTTGTTCTcaaaaggataatttttttgtaggaaaaggaaaagaaaaaatttagaggaaaaagaaagcaaattgttttgtttgtttgtgtgtttttgcTAGAGGAGGAGACATAGATATATAGGTATAGACCCCCTtatataacaacaaaaaatttcaaagtaaaaCTAAATGACCGTTAGAAACCGTGTAGAACAAAATAAACGTAACAAACTGCATTGACCCACTAAAAGCAAAATCTTGAAAAGATAGAAATTCTAATTTTACATAcagattctaaaataaatatttattttataaaaacaaaattaatataaataatatatttgtataaattttaaattataaaacaaatatttactaacattcctccacataatttaaaattttaaaatattttaaaatatatatatatatatatataatttgtatagaaacataaaagaaagagcatgtgatattgtattttaGTATAAGGAACCTTCCGGGTTTAAGTCTTATAACTAGTGTTTATGAACTTTCACCCAagaaaaatgtagtgacttaattattttgaactaCACCTTCTTAACCAGACTTTAGTACACAACCCTTACAATATTAGTGTTCATTTAGGTTTTAATCATTGGTAGCGTGTTACACATCCTTGCACATGTATCTTTTTTCATGAGTGTCACTTAGAGATTAAACCATATCTCACAGTGGCAGCCCCACCACTacactcactaggtgaatcctcaaagagtggTTTGTGACCCCACTcctacaataattgtcatcggattcattaagaggtattttttttttaccgaaaaatacaaatatataaatacatcaACCTCAATAttgccacaatttataatataccatgtcataggaatgagaaacggaacaacttcacaaaattttattttggtgtactttagtcaacaaGCAATTTCGTTGTTACCCATTGAACTTCATTCATGGGATCACCAATCACACAGAGACGggtgtccattgttgtaactaaataatgggcTCTAGTCTCATTTCCCTCGATGACTCAAGTACTTGTTGGCGCGTTAACCCTTTTGTAAGTGGATTCGCAATATTATTTTCTGACATGGcaaagtcaagagaaatgacatcttgagaaatcaaatttttgaTAGACTTATGTCTCGCTCGtaagtgtcttcttttttcattaaaagtttTGCTAGTAACTTTAGCTATAGCAActtgactatcacaatgcattGGAATTGGATGTATAAGGTTTATTCAACAATGGAAAATCACATAACAAATTTTTCAGAAACTCAGCCTCACTTGTAGAAGTATCTAAAGCAATAATTTATGCTTCCATTGTAGAATGTGAAATAATAGTTTGTTCAGTAGATTTTCATGGTACTACACCACCATCTAAAGTATAGACATAACCACTTGTCGATTTTGTTTCATCAGAATCATAAATCCAATTTGCATCACTAAACCCCTCAATTACTTCCTAATCTACCAACTACATATGTAATGTGAGGCCTAGAGAAGTTTGTCAAATGCAACAAAGAACCaataatttgagaatatttatgtgaagaaattCCTTTACTCAAACTTTTCTTTAACTTAATGGATAAATCATAAGGAGTAGAAACAtgtttcacatcaaaataattaaactttttcaatagcttttcaaaataatatgatTCGGTTAAAACCATgtcatcatttttcttataagcttaatacccaaaatcacatctacatgaccaagatctttcatatcaaaattaCTAGATAAGAAAGACTTCATATCATTTATGAAATGCATATTACTACCAAATATTAgtatgtcatccacatacaaacataaaatgacacatccattatcatcaaattatttcacatacacacatttatcactATTATTGATTTGAAAATCATACGAAAGAACCACTTGATCAAACTTTTTGTATCATTgctttggagcttgtttcaaaccatataaagatTTAACAAGTTTGCAAACTTTCTTTTCCTTACCCGATTCTATGAAGCCTTTAGGTTGGCTCATATAAATTTGTTCTTTTaaatcaccatttaaaaaagcattttttacatccatttaatgattttctaaattaaaaacacaaacaaatgcAATTAAAACCCTGATAGTAGTAACTTTAGAAACCCTGATGTTTACAACCAATcacaacaagtcttgccttaaaTTTTTCTATAGATCCACCAATTCTTAGTTTCTTTTGGAAAACCCACTTAAAACCTATACTTTTACAACTAGGGGAAGATTAGTAAGAAACCaagttttattagttttaagagAACTCATTTCATCATTAGTAGCTTGTTTTCCAAAAATATGCATCAATTGACCTCATGGCCTCACCATAAGTTTTAGGATCATCTTCAAGTAGAAAGAGtaaaattcaaaaccaaaatcattAACCTTTTAGATCTTTTACTTCTCCTAGGTTCAAAAACAATGTCCTTATTAGCATTACTACAAGATGATAAATTAGAACAAGAAGTATCACAAACATAtttagacaatttatttttcaaaggaaaaacatttttaaaaagtgGTATATCTAGATTCCATAATAGTATCATTAGAAATTTCATACACTTTTGAATTAACAACCAAGAATCTATAAGTAGTATTATGCAAAGAATATCtaacaaaaacacaatcaacaatttttggtctaattttccttttcttattaacaAAGATCTTAACCTTTGCTAGACACCCCCACactttaatatatttcaaatttggttttctttttcttcatagcTCATAAGGGgttattcaaaatttttataagGTGCTCTATTAAGAATATGACATGCAGACTATAAAGTTTCACCCCAAGTGttcattttattacttttgtgtgttgtatttttacatgtttttgtttttaacaagGAGCTACATATATAGAGGCATTCGGTCACCAACATGTAGCAACAAAATACTTGCAGCAATAACGTTaaacaatagaaaataaaaatcaaacaataaacTTCCTAATTTTAACGTTCACAAAGGAATTTGACCAAATAAAAGATAACTTcctaaaatatatgaataaaagtAATGAGATGCTTTTAGTTTTTCACATAGACTAATTCTAAaagcattttatctttaaaaaaatataattgataaaaaaaaaatttaattttaaattttaaatatattttccaacaatctcccaccaatttaaaatttaaagaaatgaaataatataataaaaacattttaatggAGCATAATACATTGTGTTTccatccattaattttttaaacttgcTAGAAAGGGACTCAATCATATCCATGACAGACATTCTGGTAAAACAAAATGCTAAAAAAgactatgcaaaaagaaagtaGATTTCCTCTCTAATActgttagaaaattaaaataaaataaatgagaagaaaatgcaaagttttaaactaaataacaaaacaacaGTAGCAAAGTAACTTCAGGATATGACAAAACATGAATCAACAATGCaatataacatacaataagcataaaggaaaataatttaagggagaaatttttaattagtctgaGTTGAAGCGCGCAAATGCTATCCTCATAGAGAAAATGCCCCCACTGCACTAGTAGACAATTCTGATCGTTCACCTTTCCCAAGATACAATAATTCGTTAGTTTCAATCGTGTGCAGTGAAAGGATTCTCAAACTTTCTGAACACCAATGATCTTGTTCttaaaaggataatttttttataagaaaagagaaaaaaaaatataaaggaaaaagaaagcaaattattttttattttcgtgTCTTTTTGCTAGAGGAGGAGAGAGATACATAGGCATAGACCACCttatacaacaacaaaatgtgtagaacaaaacaaacacataaCAAACCACATTAACCCATTAAAAGCAAAATCTTAAAAAGATAGGAATTCTAAGTTTACGTaacagattttaaaataaatatttcattttataaaaacagaattaatataagtaatatatctttataaattttaaattataaaacaaatatttactaacattctcccacataatttaaaattattaaatatttaaatatatacatataatatatatatatatatatatatgtatgtataatttgtataaaaacataaaagaaagagcatgtgatattgtatttcaGTATAAGGAATCTTTCgggtttgagccttatacctagtgtttatgaacttccCCCAAGAAAAATGTAATGACTTAATTGTCTTGAATTATATCTTCTCTAACTAGACTTTAGTACACAACTCTTATAATATTGACGTTCATTTAAGTTCTAATCAGTGGTAGCGCATTACATGACATTACGCATGTATCTTATTTCATAAGTCACTTAGATATTAGTTCATATCTCATAGTGTGACACGGCCACCATACTTATTAGGTGAATCctcaatttgattttgattctcatATTCAGTGTTGATTCTGAATTGTTGAGATTCTTTGATTTTTCATTCATCTTTCCAACTATTATTCTCCCCTCTTTAATTTGTTgtgtttttgaaagaaaaaaatagtactaTTTTATTGTTAACCAACACATTCTTTAGAGTTCGTGGTGACAAATGGATCTCCCACGTTGGCAATTAATCTCATGTCGTACTCCAACAAACGTTCAGAAAGAGTTGCATTCGTCCGTGTTAATATATATCAACAATCTCCCATTGTGGATACTCTAAGACCATGTTTGGAGTGTCATTCATTATGCGTATTTCCAAACAAATTCAACAGCCATTTGCAAAAGATACTTCAAGGATCCTTTTAAAAACCCAATTTTGAGGACCCCAATGGAGACTCAAACAGGTACTAGCTTGTTGCATTTGAACTTTAATTAAGGAATTGGCCTAGCAAAATTGCACATGAACCACTCCTTAATATATATGCATGATGTTATATAGCCTTTGAGTCCattctttttgtttatattatattcatataataaaatgatatagtaactaatataatatattttctttctatcaCATTAGTCAATgtcatattttttctctcttctatttttttaatgagattattttcaatattaaaaatcatgttagatataacttttaaaataagtgtttaaaACTTAACAAACAAATCATACATAAacatatgattaaattaaatgagaatATGAAAATTGTTGGAACAAAGAAGCTCTTCACACACACTCACACTATGCACT
The nucleotide sequence above comes from Glycine soja cultivar W05 chromosome 11, ASM419377v2, whole genome shotgun sequence. Encoded proteins:
- the LOC114373968 gene encoding polygalacturonase-like; translated protein: MERKRSNANRFINKTNLCSRISIYFILSLIFSSTTTGTTNACLDASKCPMFAKGDTNHQKYERRIEHGLVYFEGKTKVSLDWARRFLGGPGSSPPQCTSKCGKCTPCRPVHVTVPPGTPVTAEYYPEAWRCKCGNKLSMP